A genomic window from Nitrospiraceae bacterium includes:
- a CDS encoding glutamate-5-semialdehyde dehydrogenase — MLNPANQPATMRDAKESPAESETSIKPIPEYVIELVTRARNAAGRLATLSTSVKNQALTAMADALEEQTEALLAANEQDLEAFGTAPDKKPMADRLRLTKERITEMAAGIREVAKLPDPVGDMSRMWTRPNGMHVGRVRVPIGVIGIIYESRPNVTADSAALCLKSGNACVLRGGSEAIHSNTAIANVLSQTAEKFGIPAGAITFVERPDRELIPILLKQDRHIDLIIPRGGESLMRIVMEHATIPVIKHDAGVCHTYVDSDADPVMAERVCFNAKVQRPATCNAMETLLVHQGIARTWLAPFIEKLMAAKVEVRGCPKTCQLAPAAKPASEADFGKEFLDLTLAVKVVKNMDEAMEHITRYGSRHTESIITTDYAKAMRFLREVDASAVLVNASTRLNDGFQFGLGAEIGISTSRIHARGPMGLEELTCFKFIVMGSGQLRE; from the coding sequence ATGCTGAACCCTGCCAACCAACCCGCCACGATGCGGGATGCAAAGGAATCTCCCGCTGAATCGGAGACATCGATCAAACCGATTCCCGAGTATGTAATCGAATTAGTCACGCGTGCGAGAAACGCCGCAGGCCGATTGGCCACCCTTTCGACGTCGGTGAAAAACCAGGCCTTAACGGCGATGGCTGACGCGTTGGAAGAACAGACCGAAGCGTTGTTAGCTGCGAATGAGCAGGACTTAGAGGCATTCGGGACCGCGCCGGACAAGAAACCGATGGCCGACCGTCTTCGATTGACGAAGGAGCGGATTACGGAAATGGCGGCTGGAATCCGGGAAGTCGCGAAACTGCCAGATCCCGTGGGCGACATGTCCAGGATGTGGACAAGACCGAACGGCATGCACGTGGGACGGGTGCGGGTTCCGATCGGCGTGATCGGCATCATCTATGAATCACGTCCGAATGTGACCGCCGATTCTGCCGCTCTCTGCTTGAAGTCCGGCAATGCCTGCGTCTTGCGAGGCGGAAGTGAGGCGATCCACTCCAACACGGCGATTGCCAACGTGCTGTCGCAAACGGCGGAGAAGTTCGGGATTCCGGCCGGTGCCATCACGTTTGTTGAACGGCCGGATCGTGAACTCATTCCGATCCTCCTCAAGCAAGATCGCCATATTGATTTGATTATCCCTCGAGGGGGCGAATCTTTGATGAGAATTGTCATGGAACACGCCACGATCCCCGTCATCAAGCATGACGCCGGTGTCTGCCATACGTACGTGGATAGTGATGCCGACCCGGTCATGGCGGAGCGGGTCTGTTTCAATGCCAAGGTCCAGCGGCCTGCCACGTGCAATGCGATGGAGACGCTGTTGGTTCATCAAGGGATTGCGCGGACGTGGCTTGCGCCGTTCATCGAGAAGCTTATGGCGGCCAAGGTCGAAGTACGCGGGTGTCCGAAGACCTGTCAGTTGGCTCCCGCCGCTAAACCTGCGAGTGAAGCAGATTTCGGTAAGGAGTTTTTGGACCTGACCTTGGCCGTCAAGGTCGTGAAAAACATGGATGAAGCAATGGAACACATTACTCGGTACGGATCCCGCCACACGGAATCCATCATCACGACCGACTACGCCAAAGCGATGCGATTTCTCCGAGAAGTCGATGCCAGCGCTGTGCTGGTGAATGCATCCACGCGCCTCAACGATGGCTTCCAATTCGGGTTGGGAGCGGAAATCGGGATCAGCACGTCGCGCATTCATGCGCGGGGTCCGATGGGATTGGAAGAGTTAACCTGCTTCAAGTTCATCGTCATGGGGAGCGGCCAACTCCGCGAGTAG
- a CDS encoding NAD-dependent epimerase/dehydratase family protein, whose protein sequence is MRVLITGEAGFHGSHLSDLLVENGHSVIR, encoded by the coding sequence ATGCGGGTTCTGATCACCGGTGAGGCGGGATTCCATGGCAGCCATCTGTCGGATCTTTTAGTCGAGAACGGACACTCCGTCATCAGATAA
- a CDS encoding type II secretion system protein — protein MTYIMLMCAIVLIGIVTSMAAKQWKIMVQRELEADLLARGIEIQQALALYSTTMKAGRVIQGEVYPQSLADLTRLPRPFLRKVYLDPMGHGEWDYLRSPTGGLMGVKSRSKAKPIRQHEFPPEVRHFEGRTRYDEWIFQYPNPSSASLIPQAPQATGPTPSVPSPPIQPGGSGVPTPTGQPPQGQM, from the coding sequence GTGACCTACATAATGCTGATGTGTGCGATCGTTCTCATCGGTATTGTCACGAGTATGGCAGCCAAGCAGTGGAAGATCATGGTGCAGCGAGAATTAGAGGCGGATCTCCTGGCCAGGGGGATCGAAATCCAGCAGGCGCTGGCACTGTATTCAACCACGATGAAGGCGGGACGTGTGATCCAGGGAGAAGTATATCCTCAATCGCTGGCGGACCTCACTCGACTTCCGAGGCCATTTCTGCGAAAAGTTTACCTGGATCCCATGGGACACGGAGAGTGGGACTACCTCCGGTCTCCGACAGGAGGTCTCATGGGCGTGAAAAGTCGGAGCAAGGCAAAGCCGATTCGCCAACATGAGTTTCCTCCCGAGGTGCGTCATTTCGAAGGACGGACGAGGTATGATGAGTGGATCTTTCAGTATCCTAACCCTTCCTCAGCCAGCCTGATCCCGCAGGCTCCTCAAGCTACTGGGCCAACTCCATCCGTTCCTTCTCCGCCAATTCAGCCCGGTGGGTCAGGCGTTCCCACGCCCACGGGCCAACCGCCTCAGGGACAGATGTGA